In Arthrobacter sp. SLBN-112, a genomic segment contains:
- a CDS encoding NAD(P)/FAD-dependent oxidoreductase codes for MDDSYQVIVVGGGFAGKTAAEELGRKGIRVLLVDTNNYQQFQPLLYQVAASQIGVSAVTRPLRSEFRRINSVRVLTAEVTAIDAANRTVTTRDGSSYRARALVIATGAVPNFFNTPGAEEHAYPLYSVADATRLSAAITAMLDEADREPAAGADVIVVGGGPTGVETAGALAENVKYLVPKYFSPGLAARCHVHLMDMVPNVLAAFSEKSQAYARDRLTKLGVQLHMGQAVGDVRPDGVTLKDGTDIPARIVVWAGGLQAGRIIAESGLKQGRGGRVDVQPDLTVPGFEGVYVLGDSANITDAAGHKLPQLGSVAQQSGKWAARNIYADLTGGTREPFRYWDKGYMAMVGRGAAVAELGRRRLQLQGPLAFVSWLAVHLALLPGFQQKVRALFSWANGYLTHSPAQVVVGRPD; via the coding sequence ATGGACGATTCTTATCAGGTGATTGTGGTTGGCGGCGGTTTCGCCGGAAAGACGGCCGCCGAGGAGTTGGGCCGCAAGGGTATCCGGGTGTTGCTGGTCGATACGAACAACTATCAGCAGTTCCAGCCGCTGCTCTACCAGGTGGCTGCGTCCCAGATCGGCGTCTCGGCGGTCACCCGGCCGCTCCGCTCCGAATTCCGGCGCATCAACAGCGTGCGGGTCCTGACGGCGGAGGTGACCGCCATCGATGCTGCCAACCGCACTGTCACAACCCGGGACGGATCCAGCTACCGGGCCCGGGCCCTGGTGATCGCCACCGGTGCGGTGCCGAATTTCTTCAACACGCCGGGCGCCGAAGAACACGCCTACCCGCTGTACTCGGTGGCCGATGCCACCCGCCTCAGCGCCGCCATCACCGCAATGCTGGACGAGGCCGACCGTGAGCCCGCTGCCGGGGCCGACGTCATCGTGGTGGGCGGTGGCCCCACGGGCGTGGAGACCGCAGGAGCGTTGGCCGAGAACGTCAAATACCTGGTGCCGAAGTACTTTTCGCCGGGGCTGGCCGCACGCTGCCACGTGCATTTGATGGATATGGTTCCCAACGTGCTGGCCGCCTTCTCGGAAAAATCCCAGGCCTACGCACGGGACCGCCTGACCAAGCTGGGAGTCCAGTTACACATGGGCCAGGCCGTGGGCGACGTAAGGCCTGACGGTGTGACCCTCAAGGATGGGACCGATATTCCTGCCCGGATCGTGGTGTGGGCAGGTGGACTCCAGGCCGGCAGGATCATTGCGGAGTCCGGACTGAAACAAGGCCGGGGCGGACGCGTGGATGTCCAACCCGACCTGACGGTTCCTGGCTTCGAGGGCGTCTACGTGCTGGGTGACTCCGCCAACATCACCGATGCCGCTGGCCACAAATTGCCGCAGCTCGGGTCGGTGGCCCAGCAATCGGGCAAATGGGCCGCGCGAAACATCTATGCGGACCTGACCGGCGGCACACGGGAGCCCTTCCGGTACTGGGACAAGGGATACATGGCCATGGTGGGCCGGGGCGCAGCGGTGGCGGAGCTGGGGCGCCGGCGCCTGCAATTGCAGGGGCCGCTGGCTTTCGTGTCCTGGCTCGCTGTCCATCTCGCCCTGCTGCCCGGATTCCAGCAGAAAGTCCGGGCCTTGTTCTCGTGGGCGAACGGCTACCTCACGCACAGCCCGGCGCAGGTGGTGGTGGGACGGCCGGATTAG